The nucleotide sequence ACATACATAGCATATAACATCCTTCAAGTGTTTTATCGTACAAACAAGCCATAATTAATAATGTAGTACCATATTCATTATTAAAAGTTACGGATGAACTTTCACTCCTTCACATCCTACATTCATCTTCACATGTACCACACCGACTGCGCACCAAATCTGAAGTCCAGGCTATTATTGTCATTTACATTCAGGTTGCCGCCGGAGTCAAAACCAGACTCACATGGCGTTTTGCAGTTGTCGAACTCAAGTCCAAAGAAACTGTCATCGAGTTGGATCGGATCAACATTCCCAGTGTTGAAGCTTTTGTTTGTTTCTTGGAGATTCGCATCGTAGAACGACATGAGATCAGAAATCATTCTTTGGCCATCTTCGGGCAGTCCAAGTTCCGCAATGTCACCGCCACAAGTGCCGTTATAcgactgtggtggtggtggtgcggtgTGGTTCGAAGGTGGTAGAGATGTAGTGAGCTGAGTTTGACCGAACGACTGCATACCAAACACAGGTGCTGTCTCAAGACTGTTCGTCTGAAAGTTCACGGTTCCGCCACGAGGATTAGCATTAGGGCGGTAAGCACAGTTCATCTGGTGGTTGTTTCTTGCAGATCTATCATGAAACCCGACACGAGCATCGCTATACGGGCATTGAGGATACTCGCAAGCGTACATCTTTGGTTCCATCATAACTGGCGGCTGGTAGTGGTGATCACTGGATGGTTGTTTTCTTTTCATCATAAAACTCTCAGGCTTCATAGAGTCAACAAGCTCCCCTTTGACTTTAACAAGAGGAACCGGTCCCACTACGCCTGACCCATAAAGATTTTGTGGCTTGCAGTCTTCCAACTCGAAAATCGGCTCATCAAACGCACCTTCAACATCATAATCATTTGCATCATTGATAAGATAAGAAGCACCACCGCCACCGGTGGCTGGAGGGCAGCTGTCGGGATACATAATCCGGCAAAGTGCTTCCTCTTGGTTAATAACCGCAAGCCACGTGGCGCTTTCTTTAGCTGTCATCTTGTCCTGTAAGCACTTTGACTGCCTAACAAGCTTCCGAATCTTATCAATATTAGGCGACATGTGCTTAATAACAGCGGTTAAAACATTCACCTTCCATGCCTTTTTCAGATCATGCGGTTTCTTATACGGTGGCGGGCCTTGTTCTCTCGGCATCCCCGATTCCACCCACCAATCCTCATCTCCGCTAGGCCACCACGGCGGTGCAACACCCTTTTCCAACGGAAACCGGCGTTGCGGAGGGTCACAATGCTGCATCAAAGCCGACAAAAGCGAGCCAAGTGTCGTGTCTTGAAGCTCTTGTAACGTGTGAGGGGTCGACACCGGTGTCAGACTCTCGTGTTCCCCAACAACCGAGTGATCCGCACAGTATTTTGAAATCGCTGCAGGTCCGTTTCGGTCAAACCTCACTTTTTCTTTCCACCATTCCCGGAGATTATCCGAAGCTCCACTCACGGGCTTACCCTTTTCAGGAATGATTCCGTAAACAAACCCTTGAGCTTTACAAACTTCCATCATTTTAAGCATGTATTTCAAGATCCCGTCTTGTGCACGAGACATCTTTTTTCGCCTCGCTTGTTCTTGAGATTGTTTCGGTTTTCCGTTATCACACGTACCTTCTTTATACTTTAACTGCTCTTTAAGTCGTCTTAAACGCATTTTGTCACGCCACATCCTCCGCTCCAGCTCGTCAATATCCACGTCATCATCACTGTCGTTGTAATCCTCGTCCACGAGTGCTTCTTCAGTTGCACCCTCGGTATCAAACGAAGGAGCAGATAGAAAATCAAAGCTTCCACAGAAGCCCATTTCATCAAACATCGACATTTCTTGTCGCTGTGTATGCACTTACTCAAAATTCAAACGATTTTTCTCTAATTTTTTTTACCAACAAATGGCAATCAGATACTTACCTGAAACAATCACCAACTTATAATTAGTaataaacatgttaaaaacatgaaaataaaacaagCATACAATTTTAAGCAGCAAGAACACTTCCAAGCAGTATTTCATGCACATAATGATTCAATTGAGATCATTTAATGGTAcataatatattatatttaactTCTGAAACACACTTCCTAACATTCCCTAAAGATGAACACATGTCGCGTACCGTACtcgcctaggcgcaaggcgcaatgAGATAGCCAACCGCTCAGTCGAAATGCAAAAAAGAGCACGCCCAAGAGAAAAGAAGCGCAATAATAAGAAAATAGAAAATATATAACAGACATAGAAAATTAATAATGGTTACTATTCT is from Helianthus annuus cultivar XRQ/B chromosome 9, HanXRQr2.0-SUNRISE, whole genome shotgun sequence and encodes:
- the LOC110878612 gene encoding protein ETHYLENE INSENSITIVE 3, translated to MSMFDEMGFCGSFDFLSAPSFDTEGATEEALVDEDYNDSDDDVDIDELERRMWRDKMRLRRLKEQLKYKEGTCDNGKPKQSQEQARRKKMSRAQDGILKYMLKMMEVCKAQGFVYGIIPEKGKPVSGASDNLREWWKEKVRFDRNGPAAISKYCADHSVVGEHESLTPVSTPHTLQELQDTTLGSLLSALMQHCDPPQRRFPLEKGVAPPWWPSGDEDWWVESGMPREQGPPPYKKPHDLKKAWKVNVLTAVIKHMSPNIDKIRKLVRQSKCLQDKMTAKESATWLAVINQEEALCRIMYPDSCPPATGGGGASYLINDANDYDVEGAFDEPIFELEDCKPQNLYGSGVVGPVPLVKVKGELVDSMKPESFMMKRKQPSSDHHYQPPVMMEPKMYACEYPQCPYSDARVGFHDRSARNNHQMNCAYRPNANPRGGTVNFQTNSLETAPVFGMQSFGQTQLTTSLPPSNHTAPPPPQSYNGTCGGDIAELGLPEDGQRMISDLMSFYDANLQETNKSFNTGNVDPIQLDDSFFGLEFDNCKTPCESGFDSGGNLNVNDNNSLDFRFGAQSVWYM